From the Plasmodium vivax chromosome 5, whole genome shotgun sequence genome, one window contains:
- a CDS encoding activated protein kinase C receptor, putative (encoded by transcript PVX_089025A), which translates to MENIKEAEISLRGVLEGGHSDWVTSVSTPTDAKLKTIVSASRDKKLIVWNINPDDDSGEIGTAKKSLTGHSQAINDVSISSDGLFALSGSWDHSVRLWDLSCGETIRSFIGHTSDVFSVSFSPDNRQIVSASRDKTIKLWNTLAQCKYTITEEQHTDWITCVRFSPSPKQAIIVSCGWDKLVKVWNLKNCDLNKNLEAHTGVLNTVTISPDGSLCASGGKDGVAKLWDVNEGKHLYSLETGCTINSLCFSPCDYWLCAATDRFIRIWNLESKLIISEIYPVKQSKVGLPWCTSITWSANGQLLFCGSTDGNIYVYEVKKQSI; encoded by the exons ATGGAAAACATAAAGGAAGCGGAAATATCCCTAAGGGGTGTGCTGGAAGGAGGACACAGCGACTGGGTCACTTCCGTGTCGACGCCCACCGACGCAAAGTTAAAAACCATCGTGAGCGCGTCCAGAG ACAAGAAGCTAATCGTGTGGAACATCAACCCAGATGACGACTCGGGCGAAATAGGAACGGCAAAGAAATCCCTGACGGGGCACTCGCAAGCTATCAATGATGTGTCCATTTCCTCGGACGGGCTGTTTGCGCTGTCCGGATCATGGGACCACTCAGTTCGCCTATGGGATTTGTCCTGCGGAGAAACGATAAGGTCATTCATTGGACACACTTCTGATGTTTTTAGTGTCTCCTTCAGCCCTGATAACAGACAAATCGTTTCCGCTAGCAGAGATAAAACAATTAAACTGTGGAACACCTTAGCGCAGTGTAAATACACCATAACGGAAGAGCAGCATACCGACTGGATTACCTGCGTGagattttctccttcaccaaAACAAGCCATCATCGTTTCGTGTGGATGGGATAAGCTAGTTAAAGTatggaatttaaaaaattgtgattTGAATAAAAACTTGGAAGCACACACAGGTGTGCTAAACACAGTCACCATTTCTCCAGATGGCTCACTGTGTGCATCCGGAGGAAAGGACGGAGTAGCCAAATTGTGGGATGTAAACGAAGGAAAGCATTTGTATTCACTAGAAACTGGCTGTACTATAAattcactttgcttctctcCATGTGACTACTGGCTCTGTGCAGCAACGGACAGATTTATAAGAATTTGGAACTTGGAAAGTAAGCTAATCATTTCGGAAATATACCCAGTGAAACAATCCAAAGTTGGATTGCCCTGGTGTACTTCCATCACCTGGTCGGCAAATGGCCAACTCTTATTTTGTGGTTCCACGGATggaaatatttatgtttacgaagtgaagaagcaatccatttag
- a CDS encoding hypothetical protein, conserved (encoded by transcript PVX_089030A), whose translation MYMLSDDEVAYSNSLYSGETGTEVNDTSEGQSYGYERSHVGSFDRRKAHTYKRWLKRGQESEGRSEGRSEGRSEGRSEGRSEGISEGISEGQSGSQSEDQNPYQPEHQTAYPPEYQSAHQGEVFKYVCIASIEDAEILFKCSLLSEELDGAANYTIKKIVAASKRKLNQCSKKMLNWDNKIIYFTICSEKKVAFFLIGLHMKAYFKNYAFEFLKKLEIYTKSDLFSSQNYKARNISPSKVQTTQAFLQRTIKGINKCCREEKMIAVKQKLQKINLVMNNHIDNLYQSRGNIKALKHKTQNMSKNTLHFAQNSKKLKRIMLIKYWKTYVFLACFAIIGFKVYRSI comes from the coding sequence ATGTATATGCTATCGGATGACGAAGTAGCCTACTCCAATAGTCTGTACAGTGGGGAGACCGGGACGGAGGTGAACGACACTAGCGAGGGGCAGTCCTACGGGTACGAGCGGAGCCACGTCGGCAGCTTCGACCGGAGGAAGGCGCACACGTACAAGAGGTGGCTCAAGCGCGGACAGGAAAGTGAGGGCAGAAGTGAGGGCAGAAGTGAGGGCAGAAGTGAGGGCAGAAGTGAAGGCAGAAGTGAAGGCATAAGTGAAGGCATAAGTGAAGGCCAAAGTGGGAGCCAAAGTGAAGACCAAAATCCGTACCAGCCGGAGCATCAAACTGCCTACCCACCGGAGTACCAAAGTGCGCACCAGGGAGAGGTGTTCAAGTACGTCTGCATAGCGTCGATAGAGGACGCCGAAATTCTGTTCAAGTGCAGCCTCCTATCGGAGGAGCTGGACGGCGCCGCGAACTacaccataaaaaaaatcgtggCGGCCTCCAAAAGGAAGCTAAATCAGTGcagtaaaaaaatgctcaacTGGGATAACAAGATTATTTACTTTACAATCTgctcggaaaaaaaagtggcattTTTTCTAATCGGGTTGCATATGAAAGCATATTTCAAGAACTACGCATTTGAGTTTCTAAAAAAGTTAGAAATATATACCAAGTCCGATTTATTTTCTAGCCAAAATTACAAAGCCAGAAATATCAGCCCCTCTAAAGTGCAAACCACACAGGCGTTTTTGCAGCGCACAATTAAAGGCATTAATAAATGTTGccgtgaggaaaaaatgatagcTGTGAAGCAGAAGCTACAGAAAATTAATTTAGTTATGAATAACCACATCGATAATTTGTACCAATCCAGGGGGAATATAAAAGCTCTCAAACATAAGACGCAGAACATGTCAAAAAATACTTTGCACTTTGCTCAGaatagcaaaaaattgaaaagaaTTATGCTCATCAAGTATTGGAAGACGTACGTGTTCTTGGCTTGTTTCGCCATCATAGGGTTTAAGGTTTACCGATCCATTTGA
- a CDS encoding ubiquitin conjugation factor E4, putative (encoded by transcript PVX_089035A), whose translation MLDKGREDAILQSALQICLRREEASSAKVHLESYAKELSEASTEKRPAFLQIENLYFILLHKIAYLHKQKKNCLTYLCSCSARLSDRSLFKHVLLERKQLDDVTNEISNQIVNSVIIYLENLDVYPEVRIPAKERVQTLYEFLKDSCTSRFLKKILMVIEENDKSEEREEDKQLNKFFTPIVNLIFENLGGRNLVYPKNDVAVLLKFLTSFKQLAELVIRSKSIFLHLNLRDKTRDCAAGGGGTASGGGGTASSGVTASSDGAAASASASPSPHGWFDAEKPCSKDKEINACGYNLQLNSLLGRLLSPTVITMPNVTNKEEIAMYKYFYNSATNSLNKMTLGALKSTYVMLRRDTDWILENCVETIKNLLKGGVESKKRVLLWLACIIISNEKKTKIMYHYSTYPQSLDASYGLFLKLLGENSYGFCLNMFWVLLCLCEPITMNKISDFDFFFFLRDDPFSKFILKNITNQSSFEEKSNVEKIKEKVKNEQSFQKEPKFITSIFWVTFKSLSVFFKPAIDEFIRIVQEVPNAKDKNIYYMNIHTWKIFLYSSRFIQLLFKFLHLSMAYFLHVAYLFDMEGNACLDMMNLLSEHSGSFTHLVLRSCPPPNERNYVRRGRTFGSLSFSANLPGGGAEKRDEEEPPVEVPQGVPQDVPQDVPQDAPQDVPQDAPQDAPQDAPQDVPPMEVPQNVGEAQSRGGSDHLFASPQFSIIPTFFLNDIFDIIYLLYELDTFKSPGNENFLSYLNVDLFLSFCIFTMLSENHIKSIHLRCEAAPKTFTYLYRSDSLKKIIEESELTRKYIIKSLTYVFIASQKGEYTERMQTRVRIVENFNSLFLNEIYVDQFTQLVIKNNNLFVHLIHLLLNDVNFLVEEVVSYLSEIKRREDKKRDDQERAISGGVSGGAGSGATNGGIAASAATAATTANTSSYANATRNSRVSTGSASHALNPSGGSDLEDSAPNANESYNSENSDNEEGGGGNVGTDITNESMRNLAARTKMIITYCYKSCIFLNLLCKSYPNSIVASNTILTQIVTCLNCYFDYLVGPKCLNIKVKNMEQYNFRPQLWLTSIVESYLFLLNSDKKNEELLTREIANEGRYYKPEVFNKAYYICKREGLLRKEDLNKFKIFCQQIIDMKDEVDLLDDVNDMPDKYLDPILQDIMLDPVLLPTSGIVIDRKNIERHLMSEPNDPFNRAPLSKEQLVPMPELKEEIHKFINELKQEKKRKKKMKLLELDAQNESMEQEGFLGHEDDAQGPKGQSEQPVESPPGGAKENEQQ comes from the coding sequence ATGCTAGACAAGGGAAGGGAGGATGCGATTTTGCAGAGCGCCCTTCAAATATGCCTGAGGAGGGAGGAGGCGAGCAGCGCCAAGGTGCACCTGGAGTCGTACGCAAAGGAATTGAGCGAAGCGAGCACAGAGAAGAGGCCAGCCTTTCTACAGATCGAAAACTTATATTTTATCCTCCTACACAAAATAGCGTACCTACataagcagaagaagaactGCCTGACGTACTTGTGTTCCTGTTCGGCGAGGCTGTCGGATCGAAGTCTCTTCAAACATGTGCTGCTGGAGAGGAAGCAGCTGGATGACGTAACGAATGAGATAAGCAACCAGATTGTTAATagtgttattatttatttggagAATCTTGATGTGTACCCAGAGGTGAGGATCCCAGCGAAGGAACGGGTTCAGACCCTCTATGAATTCCTCAAAGATTCATGTACCTctcgttttttaaaaaagatccTAATGGTGATAGAAGAAAATGATAAGAGTGAAGAGAGAGAGGAGGACAAACAGCTTAACAAGTTTTTCACTCCCATTGTGAATCTCATTTTCGAAAatttggggggaagaaacctCGTGTATCCGAAGAATGACGTGGCTGTGCTGTTGAAGTTCCTCACGAGCTTTAAGCAGCTTGCGGAGCTGGTCATTCGTAGCAAATCGATTTTTCTGCACCTCAACTTGAGGGACAAGACAAGGGACTGCGCGGCGGGGGGAGGCGGAACTGCTTCGGGCGGCGGCGGAACCGCTTCAAGCGGCGTAACTGCTTCAAGCGACGGTGCGgccgcttccgcttccgcttccccctccccgcaTGGTTGGTTCGACGCCGAGAAGCCGTGCAGCAAGGACAAGGAGATAAACGCGTGCGGGTACAACCTGCAGCTGAACAGCCTGCTGGGGAGGCTACTCTCCCCCACAGTTATAACCATGCCGAATGTAACGAACAAGGAGGAGATTGCCATGTACAAATATTTCTACAATAGTGCAACCAACTCGCTGAACAAAATGACGCTGGGCGCTTTGAAAAGCACATACGTTATGTTGAGGAGAGACACCGACTGGATTTTGGAGAATTGCGTGGAGACgattaaaaatttgcttaAAGGAGGTGTGGAGAGCAAGAAGAGAGTCCTCTTGTGGCTAGCTTGCATTATCATTTCGAATgagaagaagacgaaaatTATGTACCACTATTCGACGTACCCACAATCGTTAGATGCATCTTACGgattgtttttaaaattattaggAGAGAATTCGTACGGCTTTTGCCTGAACATGTTTTGGGTTCTACTCTGCCTCTGTGAACCCATCACCATGAACAAGATCAGCgattttgacttttttttttttctaagaGATGAccctttttccaaatttattttaaaaaatataaccaaCCAATCTTCCTTTGAAGAAAAATctaatgtagaaaaaataaaagagaaagtaaaaaatgaacagtcTTTCCAGAAGGAGCCTAAATTTATaacatccattttttggGTCACTTTCAAATCTCTCAGTGTCTTCTTCAAACCAGCCATCGATGAGTTTATTAGAATAGTTCAAGAGGTTCCAAATGCAAAGGATAAGAATATTTACTATATGAATATACACACGTGGAAAATCTTTTTATATAGCTCTCGTTTCATTCAattgttatttaaatttttgcatcTGAGCAtggcatattttttgcatgtgGCTTATCTGTTTGATATGGAAGGGAATGCCTGCTTGGATATGATGAACCTTCTGAGTGAGCACAGTGGGAGCTTCACCCACTTGGTGCTGAGGTCTTGTCCCCCTCCCAATGAGCGGAATTACGTCAGGAGGGGCCGGACGTTCGGCAGCCTCTCCTTTTCCGCGAatctccccggggggggcgcGGAGAAGAGGGACGAAGAGGAGCCCCCAGTGGAAGTGCCCCAAGGAGTGCCGCAAGATGTACCGCAAGACGTACCACAAGACGCACCGCAAGACGTACCACAAGACGCACCGCAAGACGCACCGCAAGACGCACCGCAAGACGTACCGCCCATGGAGGTGCCCCAAAACGTGGGCGAGGCGCAGAGCCGCGGGGGGAGCGACCACCTGTTCGCGTCCCCCCAGTTCTCTATCATCCCCACCTTCTTCCTGAACGATATTTTTGACATAATCTACCTGCTGTACGAGCTGGACACTTTTAAAAGCCCGGGGAATGAAAACTTCCTGAGTTACCTAAATGTGGATTTATTTCTCTCCTTCTGCATCTTCACCATGCTGAGCGAGAACCACATCAAGAGCATCCACCTGAGGTGCGAAGCGGCTCCGAAGACCTTCACCTACCTGTATAGGAGTGACAGCCtgaagaaaattatagaaGAATCTGAACTGACgcgaaaatatattataaaatctTTGACGTACGTTTTTATTGCttcccaaaaaggggagtacACGGAGAGGATGCAAACTAGGGTTCGCATCgtggaaaattttaacagCCTATTTCTTAATGAGATCTACGTGGATCAGTTTACGCAGCTGGTTATTAAGAACAACAATTTGTTTGTGCACCTGATTCACCTGCTGCTGAACGATGTGAACTTTCTGGTCGAGGAGGTGGTTTCGTACTTGTCCGAGATTAAGCGGCGCGAGGATAAGAAGCGGGACGACCAGGAGCGCGCCATTAGCGGTGGTGTTAGCGGCGGTGCGGGCAGCGGTGCGACTAACGGGGGGATTGCCGCTTCCGCCGCTAccgccgctaccaccgctaACACCAGCTCGTACGCCAACGCGACGCGCAACAGCAGGGTGTCCACCGGCAGCGCGAGCCACGCGCTGAACCCCTCGGGCGGAAGCGATTTGGAGGACAGCGCGCCCAACGCAAACGAGTCCTACAACAGCGAAAACAGCGATAatgaagagggggggggaggcaacgTCGGAACGGATATAACGAACGAAAGCATGCGAAATTTAGCGGCGAGGACCAAAATGATCATCACGTATTGCTATAAATCTTGCATCTTTTTGAATCTCCTTTGCAAGAGCTACCCAAACAGTATCGTCGCGTCCAACACGATTCTCACCCAGATAGTCACCTGCTTGAACTGCTACTTCGACTACCTAGTGGGACCGAAATGCCTAAACAtaaaggtgaaaaatatGGAGCAGTATAATTTTAGGCCCCAGTTGTGGCTCACGAGCATTGTAGAGTCGTACCTCTTTTTACTTAACTCAGATAAGAAGAATGAGGAGCTACTCACCAGAGAAATCGCCAACGAAGGGAGGTACTACAAGCCGGAGGTATTTAACAAAgcttattatatatgcaaaagggagggaCTCCTACGAAAGGAggatttaaataaatttaaaatctTTTGCCAACAAATAATTGACATGAAAGATGAAGTGGACCTTTTGGACGACGTGAACGATATGCCAGATAAATATTTGGACCCTATTTTGCAAGACATTATGTTAGACCCTGTTTTGCTACCCACATCTGGTATCGTGATCGATCGGAAGAATATTGAGAGGCATCTGATGAGCGAACCGAATGACCCTTTTAATCGAGCTCCCCTCAGCAAGGAGCAACTGGTACCCATGCCAGAGCTCAAGGAGGAGATTCACAAATTTATTAACGAATTgaagcaggagaagaagaggaagaagaaaatgaagctTTTGGAGTTGGATGCCCAGAATGAGTCCATGGAGCAAGAGGGGTTTTTGGGCCATGAGGACGACGCGCAGGGGCCGAAGGGGCAAAGTGAGCAGCCGGTTGAGTcgccccccgggggggcaaAGGAGAACGAGCAGCAGTGA
- a CDS encoding dehydrodolichyl diphosphate synthetase, putative (encoded by transcript PVX_089040A), whose amino-acid sequence MDGNRRFAKEKGVHSSVGHYLGSKTLIQILEICVRLNVKVLSVFSLSLLNYNRSPEEIHFLFFLNLIILINEEFFMNFIMDNKIRVKVLGNLSYISEAYRKIIQDIEQKTEQFDNLLLNIFFSYTSRNEMSLCKFDPNLYFNTYKSLLEEKNILCAPSSTLTEQNEPDKCDYLESILKSERNDPNKLFEVECICGGRSFLNRGQIKIVNYHKKLLTCDLPPPNILIRTSGEKRLSDFMLYQISEFTEIYFINEYWPIFSFLQFIYVILHYTIFQTTKLDFSYSNPCPHW is encoded by the exons ATGGACGGCAACAGGCGATTcgcaaaggaaaagggagtCCACTCCTCTGTGGGGCACTACCTGGGATCGAAAACGCTCATCCAA ATCCTAGAAATATGCGTCCGGTTGAACGTAAAGGTGCTGTCCGTCTTTTCGCTCTCCCTGTTGAATTATAATAGAAGCCCGGAGGAAATacacttcctcttttttctaaATCTCATCATTTTGATTAACGAGGAGTTTTTCAT GAATTTCATAATGGACAACAAAATTAGAGTCAAAGTGCTTGGGAACCTTTCTTACATCAGCGAAGCTTACAGAAAAATTATCCAGGACATTGAACAGAAGACGGAGCAGTTTGACAA CCTTCTCTTGAACATCTTCTTTTCCTACACCAGTAGAAACGAAATGAGTCTGTGCAAATTCGATCCCAATTTGTATTTCAACACTTATAAGAGCCTTCTGGAGGAGAAGAATATACTCTGCGCTCCCTCCTCTACATTAACAGAGCAGAACGAACCAGACAAATGTGATTATTTAGAGAGCATACTGAAGAGTGAAAGGAATGATCCCAATAAGTTGTTCGAGGTGGAGTGTATATGTGGGGGACGCTCTTTCCTAAATCGGGGGCAAATCAAAAT AGTCAATTACCATAAGAAGCTCCTCACTTGCGACCTTCCCCCTCCGAACATTTTGATACGGACGTCCGGCGAGAAGAGGCTGTCGGACTTTATGCTTTACCAA ATTTCCGAATTTACAGAAATCTACTTCATCAACGAGTACTGGCCAATCTTCAGCTTTTTGCAGTTCATATATGTCATCTTGCACTACACCATTTTCCAGACAACCAAATTGGATTTTTCCTACTCCAATCCGTGTCCACACTGGTGA